The stretch of DNA CGGATCGTCTCGGCGAACTCGATCAGCGTCATCTCCACCGGATTGCCGAGGTTCACAGGCCGGCCGTCGCCTTTTTCGAGCAGCAGGAGAAGCCCGCGGACGAGGTCGTCCACGTAGCAGAAGCTGCGCGTCTGCGTGCCGTCGCCGAAGACGGTGAAGTCCTCGCCGTTCAGAGCCTGGCTGACGAACGCCGGCACCACGCGCCCGTCGTCGATGCGCATCCGCGGGCCGTAGGTGTTGAAGATGCGCGCGATCCGCGCGTCAATCCCCAGCTTCCGCACCGCGGTCGCGACGCACGCCTCGCCGAAGCGCTTCGACTCGTCGTAGCACGCGCGCAGGCCGACCGGGTTTACGTTGCCGTGGTAGGTCTCGCGCTGCGGGTGCTCGAGCGGATCGCCGTAGCTTTCGCTGGTCGACGCGTACAGCAGCACCGCGCGCGCCGCGTGCGCGAACGAGACCGCGTGCATCGTCCCGACGCTGTTGACCGCCAGCGTCTCGAGCGCGAGCCGCTCGTACTGCACCGGGCTCGCCGGCGAGGCCAGATGAAAGACGACGTTCGCCGGACACAGCCGCTCGGCCAGCCCGGCCAGCCACGTGCTCCACGCCTCTATGACGTCGGCTTCGACGAACCGAAAGCGCGCGTCGTCGCGCGCACCGCTGAGATTGCGCAGGTCGCCGGTGGCGAGATTGTCGATCCCGACCACGTCCCAACCGTCGCGCAGGAGCCGGTCGCACAGGTGCGACCCGATGAACCCTGCCGCCCCGGTGACGTATGCCAGCACCGGCGCGCGCTTCAGGGTGCCGCGCGGCGATGCCTTTTTCGTGCCGGTCGCCGCCCGCGCAGCCGGCGTACGCACCTGTTCAACGGCATTCGCCTTCTACAAGGGCACGGCGCTCGCTTTGTGCAAATGACACCGCACTCAGCTCTGCGGGTGCCGGGATCGGTCCCGCCGCTTTTAACATGGGTGGTTAACTGTGCCGGATCGTCCTTCTTCCGAGCGTACCGTCTTCGGACGGTACCGAGCCGCGCTGTTGCTCGTGGCGGCGGCCGCCGTCGTATCGGCCGCGTCAGGTTGCGGCCTCGCTCACTCATCGTCGCTTCCGGCCGTGAAGTCGGTCGCCGCCGCCGACGCGCCGGTCGCGCGCGGCGTCGGACGGCGCGCTCGTTCGCTCACCGGGGTCTCGCAGATTCAAAGCGGGACGGCGTATTCGATCGTCAACCAGCTCAGCTCGATGGCGCTCGACGACACGAACGCTTCAACCAGCAACGGCACGAAGATCCAGGAGTGGAGCTGCAACGGTTACCCGCAGCAGAACTGGACCATCACCTCGCAAGGCGGCGGCATCTACACCATCGTCAACCAGCTGAGCGGCAAGGCGCTGGACGACACGAACGCCTCGACCGCGAACGGCAACCAGATGCAGCAGTGGAGTCCCGACGGTTACCCGCAGCAGAACTGGACCATCACTTCGCAAGGCGGCGGCATCTACACCATCGTCAACCAGCTCAGCGGTAAAGCGCTCGACGCCGGCGCTTCGATGACCAACGGGGCGATCATGCAGCAGTGGGATCGCAACGGCTACCCGCAGCAGAACTGGATCATCGTGCCCGCCGGGTCGTGCAACGGGTTTCCGGTCCTGACCAACACGCCGTACACGCTCGTCAACCAGCAGAGCTCGTTGGCGCTCGACGACACGAACGCTTCGACCGCGAACGGCACCCGGATGCAGCAGTGGAACTGCGACGGCTACGGACAGCAGAACTGGGTTCTTACGCCGGTGAACAACGGCGGATACAGCATCGTCAATCAGCTGAGCGGCAAGGCTCTCGACAACGGCTCGAGCGTCTCGAACGGCGCGCCGATCGTTCAACAGTCCGCGACCGGCGGACAACAGCAGAGCTGGTTCTTGATACCGGGTCCGGCCGGTTCGTTCATCGTGGTGAACCAGCTCAGCGGAAAAGCGGTAGACGTTCCCAGCGCCTCGCTGGCCAACGGCACGGCGCTGCAGCAGTGGGACCGCGACGGCTTCCCGCAGCAGAACTGGACGTTCGTGCCGGCCGGCTCGTGCGCCGCGAAGAGCGGCTTCAGCATCCTGATCGACACGAACCAGATGAACAACACCGAAGCGATGAACGATGCGCCGCTGGCGGCCGACGGCGTATGGAGCATACCGGTGAACAGCTGCAGCGGGTGCATCGCTGATCCGATCACGGATCCGAACGGTACGTGGCCGGGTGCCCTGGCGCGCCTCAACGCCGCGAACTGGACCGTGACCGAGGACACCTACGATACGAGCGGCTATTATCCGAGCGCGCAGCTCACCGCGCAGTACATCGGGCGAGCGCCGAACGCGTCGATGGTCTATCACGAGCAGAACACGCCGAACGGCACCGTCTTGCTCACGTCCGAGATCGACAACGCAGCGGCATGGACCGGCAACTCCATCATCGTGCTCTCGCGCAGTTACACCAGCAACCTCGCGAGTTACGTGGACGCCGCGCTCGGCGACGGGCATACGTCCGGCGCCGCGTTCGAGACGAACCCTCCTTATGCGAGCATCTCGGGGCAGTACTTCAACCAAGGGATTCAGGACATCCTGAGCTCGGGACGGAGAGCGTACATGCTGCTGCCGCCGGTCGCCGCGGGCGGCGACTATCTCTCGGACATGCAAAGCGGCGTAACTCAGTACCTCGCGTCCAGCTCGCAGTTCGGTAACCCGAATCTCTTCATCGTACTGGCGATCTACGGCAGGCCGCAATCTGGCGTCGGTTTTCTTCAGCCGGAGCCCGGAGCGTCGTCCGGCAACAGCGTCCTTGCGGTGAGGAACTGGCTCTACAGCTATCGGTCGACGACGTTCCGCAACGGCCACTGAGCGGGGCGCGGCGGAGTTCGTCGCAGGAACGGCGGGCGAGTGCGCTCAACGTCGCGCGGCACCGTGCCCAACCGTTCGGTGCAGCGCTTCCTGGCGATCATCGCCGCGTTCGGCATCTTCGTCCTGGCGGTAATTGTCCTGAAGCGCGCCGTCGATCTCCCGTACTGGGACGAATGGGACTGGGCGGTGCTCGTCTATGCTTCGCACCATCACAGCTTGACCTTCGCGAAGCTGTGGGAGCCGCATAACGAGCACCGGATCCTGGTCGCCAACCTGCTCACGCGCGGCCTCGACCGGTTCGGTGGGTGGTCGCCGATTCGCGAGCAGCTGATCGCGCTCGCGTTGCTGGCGCTGACCCAGCTCGGCGTCTGGATTTCTCGTGCGCCGGACCGTCTCGGCGGCCTACCGCGGCGTCTGCTTTCTGGCCGCGAGCGTCCCGCTGCTGGGGCTCGGCCAGTACCAAAACCTCGACGGCCGCAACCATCTTCGATTCTGCGAAGGTGCTCGCGAACGGGCTGCGCTACGCCGGCGTCGGCCGCCGCGGACCTGAGTCGCGGCGCTCTGCTGCGGCTGGTGAGGGTGCCGGGGACGCACGCGACCTTGCTCGCACTCGCCGGAGTGCTGACGCTCGCGGCAGTTACCGCCGCGGTCGTGCTCGAACGCCAGGCCGTCTCGACGCTCGTCCTCCTCGCGTACCTGTGGGCCGGCTCGATCGCGCTCTCGGCCGCGCGCATCGACGTCGCGGTCCTCGATCCCGCCGGCGCAGGGCCACGGTATTTCTTCTATCCTCGTCCTCGAAGCATGGTTCTTCATCCACCGTCCGTTCGTCGCGCGGCGCGTTCCGGTGCGGGCGGCGGCGATTGCCTTCGTCGCGATCGCGATGCTCGGCAGCCTCCCGGTCCTGCGGCGGACGCACGACGATCTGCGCTGGACGAGTCCAGCCAAGGTACCCGCGGGCGGATGGATCAAGCTTAGTCCCCAGCTGAGCGCAACGACGATGCCGAATGCGGCCGGTACGAGACGAAGCGACCGCATCGCTGTCACGCCGGCCGAGTTCGCGCGACTTCAGC from Candidatus Eremiobacterota bacterium encodes:
- a CDS encoding RICIN domain-containing protein, with translation MKSVAAADAPVARGVGRRARSLTGVSQIQSGTAYSIVNQLSSMALDDTNASTSNGTKIQEWSCNGYPQQNWTITSQGGGIYTIVNQLSGKALDDTNASTANGNQMQQWSPDGYPQQNWTITSQGGGIYTIVNQLSGKALDAGASMTNGAIMQQWDRNGYPQQNWIIVPAGSCNGFPVLTNTPYTLVNQQSSLALDDTNASTANGTRMQQWNCDGYGQQNWVLTPVNNGGYSIVNQLSGKALDNGSSVSNGAPIVQQSATGGQQQSWFLIPGPAGSFIVVNQLSGKAVDVPSASLANGTALQQWDRDGFPQQNWTFVPAGSCAAKSGFSILIDTNQMNNTEAMNDAPLAADGVWSIPVNSCSGCIADPITDPNGTWPGALARLNAANWTVTEDTYDTSGYYPSAQLTAQYIGRAPNASMVYHEQNTPNGTVLLTSEIDNAAAWTGNSIIVLSRSYTSNLASYVDAALGDGHTSGAAFETNPPYASISGQYFNQGIQDILSSGRRAYMLLPPVAAGGDYLSDMQSGVTQYLASSSQFGNPNLFIVLAIYGRPQSGVGFLQPEPGASSGNSVLAVRNWLYSYRSTTFRNGH
- a CDS encoding NAD-dependent epimerase/dehydratase family protein is translated as MKRAPVLAYVTGAAGFIGSHLCDRLLRDGWDVVGIDNLATGDLRNLSGARDDARFRFVEADVIEAWSTWLAGLAERLCPANVVFHLASPASPVQYERLALETLAVNSVGTMHAVSFAHAARAVLLYASTSESYGDPLEHPQRETYHGNVNPVGLRACYDESKRFGEACVATAVRKLGIDARIARIFNTYGPRMRIDDGRVVPAFVSQALNGEDFTVFGDGTQTRSFCYVDDLVRGLLLLLEKGDGRPVNLGNPVEMTLIEFAETIR